From the Thalassomonas actiniarum genome, the window CTTTTTGTCGTTTCCTGGCATTGTAAACCAGTAATTTGGTAACCTCTCCCAGAGCACGGCCTTCTTTGCGAAAATAAACGATCAGGCCGACGCCCCCCTGCTGGGCGGTTCTTACCGCCTCTTCTATGCCGTGCATCAGGTAGGGACGGCAGGTACAAATGTCTGAGCCAAACACATCCGAGCCGTTGCATTCATCATGAACCCGGCAGGTTAGTGCTTTACCTTCATCGGCGAGGTCATCAATATCGCCAAAAATATAGGCGGTGGTACTGCCGATAGGCGGCAGCAGTATTTTTAAGTCCGGCCGGGTGACCAGCTCGGGGAACATGCCGCCGGTTTCCTGAAACAGAATTTTTCTCAGCTCTCCTTCGGCAATGCCAAAGCGTTTGGCGATACCGGGCAAATACCAGACCGGCTCTATTGCCACCTTTGTGACAAAGACGTCTTTATTGCTTTTTACAATTTTATCGTCCGGTTTCAGGCGGCCCTTGTCTACCGCGTCATAAATTTCCGGCAAGGTCAGGTGGGCCTGGGTAATGGCAATGGAGGGCTGGATGTTATAACCCTGCTCCAGCTCGGGGCGAAAAACATCATTGATGCTGGCGCCCCAGGGATCGAGGGAGATAATTTTGTCGCCGTCAAACCAGGAGGCCTTGGGCGTGATATTCACCGTTGGGCTGGTGTTGGTCAGATCCGGGATATGATCTTGGGCAAAGGAGCCGGAAGCAATCGATAGTGCCCGGTAAACAGTATAACTGCCGCTGTGGGAACCGATGGCATTGCGTTTGGCCTTGCTGGAAATCGTGGCGATAACGGCGCCGCGCTCCCGCGGATCTTCAACGCCCCAGTTGACCGGGGCCGACTCTTTAACTACCTGGTTGGCATGGGAAGTCAGGACAACATGCGCCGGTTTGCTATATTTTTTCATGGGGTCTTCCTCAGGTACCAAAATACCTGTCGCCAAAGTCACCACATCCGGGCACGATATACTTTTTGTCATCTAAGATCGGATCAACGACTTCGGTATGTACCTGCACTTGTGGAAATTCCTGCTGAAGCTTGTTAACGGCTTCCAGCGCACAAAAAACAGCAATGATCTGTATATTATGTAAATTATAGCCTTGCTGCTTGAGCATCCCCAGGCTATAGCACATAGTGCCTGCGGTGGCGATCATCGGCTCGAGGATGATAAATTTTGCGTCTTCACTCATCTGGGGCGGTACCTTAAACAGATATGGCTCAGGCATAGCGGTTTCTTCGTTGCGTTTTACCCCGATGGAGCATAACCGGGAGTTTTCGATGCGCTTCATAAAGACAGGTAACAGGCTTAAACCGGCCCGAAAAATGGGGGTCAAAATTACCTCATTTTCAATATATTGCAGCGCCATGTCGTCGGCAATCAAGTTAAACAGTTTGTCGGCGTTTTTGCGAAATTCCTGGTAGGGAAGCGCCCTGTTCCTCAGTTGTTCAAGGCATAAGGCTCGTTCGCTGCCTGCGGCATTGTCCGTACGTGCAAAGCAGGTGACATTGGGAGGTAAATCAAAATGAGGGCTTTGCTCATTGGCTTGTTCGTCCATAAATAGTTCCCTGAATATTTGTTATGATTAAAAACTATTATTATTCAAAGATTAATAGAGCATTTGAGTTTCAACAAGTTTCTGGAAAAATATATTGTTTACCGTTTGGGACAAAACCGGCAAAGGCAGATAACTGCCTTTACAATAAATAGGGGATATCTAACATCGGCCATGAACGATTCACTGACGCTATGTAACTTGTTTGGGCTTCTAAGGCACTCTGACAGTGGCTTGGGGGGGAAGGTATGGCAAATTTGTTATCGGTACTGTGTCTGTTTTTTATTTTATCTCCTGCTTACGGCGAAAAATTTAAGATAGCTTTAAGCCAAAATACACCGGATCAGAAAGTTGCTGCTCAAGTGCCCAAGGTGATTTATCAGCGATTGGGCATTGCGGTAGTTTTTGTTGAGTTGCCGGGTAAAAGGGCACTGGTCGAGTCGAGTAGCGGTAACTTGGATGCAGAAGCCCAGAGAATTTACCGTATTGGAGAGCTATATCCTGATCTGTTACGTGTGCCTACTTCTTATATGACCTGGGGAGTGTCGGCTTTCTCCAAAAGCATAACTTCAAGCCTGCCGGATAACCTTCCCTTAAAGGCTATGCCGTTGCTATGGTCAGGAGCATGAAATATGCTGAAATCGGCCTCAGGGATACGCAAGTGGATAATGTGGTGACAGTGGATGATCTCGGCGAGAGGATAAAAATTTTGGCGGCCAACCGTGCTGATTTTGCCATAGCGTCGAGCTTCAACGGCGTTCTGCAATTGAAAGTGCTCGGCATTGAAGATATACAGCCCCTGTCTCCCCAGTTAAATCAATGAAAGCTTTATCATTATTTTTATGAAAAGCATCACCATTTGTTGCCGAAAACTGATGCCGTCATTGAGTCGATGAAAAAGACGGGAGAGCTGAAAAAGTTACAGGAGAAATTTATCACTGAGATGTTGAATAATGAAGGGTTATCACGGTAAATTCGGTTTAAGGAACAAATGCTTGTGACGATTGTGTCTTGATATTGTGCCTTGATATCGTTACTTGTTTGAACAATGCTCCGTGCAAAGGCAGCTTACAAGTCTGG encodes:
- a CDS encoding GTP cyclohydrolase II → MKKYSKPAHVVLTSHANQVVKESAPVNWGVEDPRERGAVIATISSKAKRNAIGSHSGSYTVYRALSIASGSFAQDHIPDLTNTSPTVNITPKASWFDGDKIISLDPWGASINDVFRPELEQGYNIQPSIAITQAHLTLPEIYDAVDKGRLKPDDKIVKSNKDVFVTKVAIEPVWYLPGIAKRFGIAEGELRKILFQETGGMFPELVTRPDLKILLPPIGSTTAYIFGDIDDLADEGKALTCRVHDECNGSDVFGSDICTCRPYLMHGIEEAVRTAQQGGVGLIVYFRKEGRALGEVTKLLVYNARKRQKGGDSAATYFERTECVAGVQDARFQEFMPDVLHWFGIKKIDRLVSMSNMKYNAIIKSGIEVKHRISIPEELIPDDAQVEIEAKKAAGYFTADEALTAEELEKVKGRDLS
- the upp gene encoding uracil phosphoribosyltransferase encodes the protein MDEQANEQSPHFDLPPNVTCFARTDNAAGSERALCLEQLRNRALPYQEFRKNADKLFNLIADDMALQYIENEVILTPIFRAGLSLLPVFMKRIENSRLCSIGVKRNEETAMPEPYLFKVPPQMSEDAKFIILEPMIATAGTMCYSLGMLKQQGYNLHNIQIIAVFCALEAVNKLQQEFPQVQVHTEVVDPILDDKKYIVPGCGDFGDRYFGT